Part of the Paenibacillus sp. JNUCC32 genome is shown below.
TAGTTAGCTCCCAGCACCTTCAGCGACAAATCCTCGTTGTAATGGTGCTGGATATGATTCAGAATCTGCTGGATGACAGGGCTCTTCACGTCATTGTTGAGCGAATCGACCAGCCCGCCGACCCCATCCTTCACCGCTTTGATCAGATCGTCGATCGATACGGAATCCATAATATCGGTAATGGTGTTTTTCACGAAATCAGGGGCGGCCGTATACTGGATATCGTTCAGCTCCAGTTTCAGGCGAATGACCATTTCGACCGCGATGCTCTTCAAGGTCGTCGGGTTCATTCCCTGGGTGTGGCGAAGCCGGTCAAAATCGCTGTCGATCAGATCGAACAGCACCTGCTTGTCCCTTCCGGCGATGCCTTTGGCATAATCGGGCCACTGTACCGAATAGGATTCAGCCGCTTCTCCCTTTTTGGCCTGAACATCAACATAATCCACGTAGGAGGGCTGCTCCAGAACCAGATAGTATTCCTGGGCTTCCTTGGCATGGAGATAACTGTCCTTGTAATTCCCGCCGAGGCTCTCCACGCTGCCGAGCGAAATGCTCAGCTCTTCTTCATAGCACTGCTCCCGCACCTGCTGCAGCAGGCGGATTGCCCTCGCTTTTTCCGTATCTGGGTCTTTCATCATGAAGATGACCACATGATCGCCGTCGTTGTCCCGGAAATACAGAACGCCCGGCTCCTGGTCCATTAATTGATACAGGCAGTTCTCCAGCGGCGTGAAGTCCGCTCTCAGGATAGATGCCATAACATAGGGCAAATTGAGATTCAACCCCAGAAGGGTCGCCCGCTCCTCCAGCTCCTCCGGCTCGATCCGGTCGGTGATCCAGCGATACAGGATGTTGCTCCGCAAAATATTGATGTCATACTCGTCCAGTCTCATTTCCCTTCTGGATTTGTTCATTTTATCCGTTGTGCTTGCAATCGTTTCTTCCAGTTCCTTGAGGTTGATCGGCTTGAGCAGATAATTCTCGATCCCGAGCCGCATGCCTTCCTTCAAATAGGCAAAGTCGTCGAAACCGCTCAGGATAATCACCTTCAGATTACGGTTTAATTTGCGTGCGCCCTCGATCAGTTCAAGCCCCGTCATCACGGGCATCGATATATCCGTTATAAGAATGTCGACCGGAACGACCGCCATCTTCTCCAGTGCCTGACGGCCGTTCTCCGCATGACCGACCACCTCGATGCCATACTTCGACCAATCCACGACATCAACCAATCCCTCTATAATGAACGGCTCATCGTCCACGATAAATACCTTATACATCGTTATTCAGCTTCCTCTCTGTCACCGGAAATTTCACTGTCACCGTCGTTCCGTTACCCGGCTCGCTCTGGATGTCCATTCCGTACGAACTTCCATATGTCAGCTTTAATCGCTCATTCACGCTACGCAGACCAAACGATTCTCCGCTCGACTCGGCCACATCCAGCCGGGATTTGATGTCCTCGAGCCGCTGCGGCGGGATCCCTTTCCCGTTGTCCTTGATCTCGATATGGACCTCGTCATCCTCCTGCGTCGCGTTGACGGTCAGCCAGTTATCGTCCTGATCGCTGCGAAGGCCGTGAACGATATAATTCTCAATCAGCGGCTGCAGCGACATTTTGATCATCGGCACATGCTTGATTTGATCGTCGCAGTGCATTTTGTAAATATACTTGTCCTTATAGCGAATGCGAAACAGCTCCAGATAAAGCCTGCACGCCTCCAGCTCATCCTTCAGCGTGTAGTGGGACTTATGCTGAACGATATTCTTGAAGAGCATCGACAAGCTGTAGATCATATCGCCGACGTCCTGCGCCCCCTGCGAGAGAGCCCTCATTCGAATCACTTCGAGCGTGTTGTATAAAAAATGCGGGTTGATTCTAGCCTGCAGCGCAGACAGCTCCGCGTTCTTCTGGTTAATCTCCGCTTTATACACCTTATCGATGTAACGGGAAAGCTCATCCAGCATTTCATTGAAGCTGCCTGCGATTTGCCCCAGCTGATCGTCCTTGGTATCCTGCATCCGGGCCACGAACTCTCCCTTCTCGACCTTGCGCATAAAACGAATAATGTTATCGGTCCTTCTGGAGTAATTGACGATCATCAGGGAAGGGATGGACACCGCAATCACGATGCATAGCAGGGCAGCAATGATAATGGTGCTCTGCAAGCCATGGAACGATTCCGCGATTTCGCGCTTGGGCGTGATGCCCACCACCGTATAGCCTGCCTGATTATGGGCTGCCGTTGTAATATAGGATTCCTCATCGAGGGTCACGGTTTCCTTGGAATTCAGCAGCTGGTCGGCATACGGATACTTCTCGCCGTAATATTTGCCGGAGGAGTCAAACATCACGCGGCCGTCGCCCGACAACACCAGAACGGAGCCCTTCAGGGAATCGTCGCTGTTGTTCAGCACGGCATCCAGCGCTTCCGTTCGATACAAAATAAGCAGCTGTCCCAGATTTTTGTAAGTGGTCATATCATTAATCGGGCTTCGGATCGAGAACAACGGCAATGTCACGTCTCCGGCCAGCTTGCGTATCCATAGATTCGGCAATGTGACGCTCTGGCTTTCGAGCGCCATCACGTCGGGAATGTAGGAATGCGTGGCATTCGCCTGATACAGCCTTGTCATGCTGCCCTGCTTGTACACGTAGACATACTGCTTCTCCGCGCTGTACAGCATGATGTTCTCTATATCCGGATCATCGTCAAGCCTCTGCTTGAAATAAGCGACTACGCTGTCCGAATTGGACTGCCCCCCGCCCGCGATCCGATTCATTCGCTTGGCCATATACTCGTTGAACGAGTTCATGAGGAAATAGGAGGTGTCAATGCCCAAAGAACTGTTGCGGTATAAGTCGTTCACATAGGACTGGGCATTCTCGTATTTTTGATTCAGGTGTCGTTCCACCCGCTCCACCGCGCTCCGCTGGATGTCCAGCTCGCTGCGGACGGCCGATTGAAACAAGAAGTAATACATAAGAAACGATAAGGTGACGATGGTAACTACCGCAATCAGGGCGATTAACAGCAGCATTTTGGTAAACATATTATTTTTAATATATTTTAGATATAGCCTTGCGGGAGACATCGGCTTCCCCTTCCTGGTGTAAACGTTGTAACTGCTTAACATATTAAATATAACATCGGCCAACCGTCCTCAACGGATGAAATTTCTACCAAGTTATGAAGGTGTAATTTGCCTATTTTAGACCATTTTGGGGCCGATCTCCCCCCTGTTTCATAGCATGAATCTTGAAGGAGATGGATGATCATGCCTCAATACCGCATTATTGTCGATTTGTCCGACTTTCAGCTGCACCTGCTCGACGGCAACATCGTGGTACGCACGTTCCCGGTTGCCATCGGCAAAATGGCTACGCAATCGCCGCCCGGCAATTACACCATCGTCAACAAACAACCGAATCCCGGCGGTCCTTTCGGGGCTTACTGGTTAGGGTTGTCCAAACCCCACTACGGCATCCATGGCACGAATGACCCTTCATCCATCGGCCGCTCCGTTTCCCATGGCTGCATTCGGATGTATAACGAGGACGTGGTGGAGCTTGCTTCCCTCGTGCCCATCCATACCAGGGTCACCATACGAAACTAATAACATAAACTGGTGATTTCAACTCCCTCCAAATTGGTTAAATACAAATGTTACATGGTACCCGTGTATTTTACCTATTCGTTGTTATGGAGGGATTGCCCATGATGCAGAGCAAATATTTCAGGACATGCTTTGGCATAATCGCACTGCTCTTAATCATCTACCTAGGAGCCGAAATCAGCTTTTTGTTTCGCCCCATCGTCTCCATGTTCAACATGCTGATCGTTCCGGTAGCCATGGCCGGCTTCTTCTATTATCTGCTTAGGCCGATCGTGGACTACCTGGAGCGACGCAAAATCAAACGATCCATCGGCGTCCTGATGCTGTATTTCGTGTTTGCCGGTCTCTGCGCGATCTTTGGCATCGTCGTATGGCCGACGCTCCGTGAACAGATCGAAAACTTCATCAGCAACGCCCCCTTCCTGGTTGAGGGCGTGGAGGAGCAGATCGACCAGCTTCAACAGAATCAATTCTGGTCCCGCTATGTACCAACGGAATCCGAATTGTCTACCTCCCTAACGGAATACATGAACCGGATCATCACCTGGATCAGCAATTCCATCAATAACCTGATTTCCGTTGTATCCGGCGTCGTTGTCATTATCGCTACGATTCCAATCATTTTGTATTACATGCTGAAGGAAGGCAGCAAGCTCCCGCCAAGACTGCTCAGCGTCCTGCCCAGACGATACCGCCGCGACGGCCAGGAGGTGCTGGGCGAGATCGATACGGCACTCAGCAATTTTATTATCGGCAAAGTGATCCTGAATCTTATACTTAGCGTCATGATCTATATCGGATTTTTGATTATCGGACTGCCCTATTCCCTGCTCTTGACGGTGATCTCCTTCTTCTTGAATTTCATCCCGTACATCGGTGCGCTGCTGGCGACCGTTCCTGTCGTCATCATCGGATTTATCGAATCGCCCTCCATCGCGATATGGTCCGTCGTGGTCATTGTCATCGCCCAGCAGATTCAAGATAATATCCTGACGCCCGTTATCTACGGGAAACAGCTGGATATTCACCCGCTGACTACGGTTGTCCTTATTCTTGTAGGCGGCGACTTCTTCGGACTGCTCGGCATCCTGCTGGCCATTCCGGCCTACATGATCATCAAAATTATCGCGGTGCGAATTTACGAGCTGTTCCTCGCCGAAAAAGTAGAGGACGCATGATGGCGCCTCACAGCAAAAAAGGATGTCCCCGCCAACTTTGCGCTGGCTGGTGGGACATCCTTTATTTTAAAAGAATCACGCATTGCCGCGCAGGGATCGAACCACGAAATCATGCTCGTCCTTACGCAATATCATGCCATTCGACAGTGTGACGGTATCCTCATCGTGAGATGTCAGGATGGCCTGGGAAGACACCAGCTGGTTGCCCCTCCATACCATGACGCAGGATCCAAAATAAACGGCATTATCGAATTGAATGGTATGACTCACGACATAACCGATGGAGTTCAGGGCCGGGTAGGAGTTCCTCGGCATAATTCTATGAATGGCTCGAAACGGAATGATAAGCTCGCCCGGGCCTAGAATCACTTTCTCCTGAACGGGATCCCACCCTTTCAGCACACCTTCAACCGTGCTTTTCGCCCCGTCTAGACGCTGAATGACAACATGACGACCGATCCAATGCTTCATGAAGGTCACCTCTCGCGGATTATTCATCTCCATCGTCCGGCGTGTTCGGGATGTCCCAATTCACCGGATCCATACCCTCTTGCATTAAAAAAGCATTCGATGCTGAAAATGGACGGCTGCCGAAGAATCCTTTGTGCGCTGCAAACGGGCTCGGATGACTGGACTCAAGCACCTTGTGACGGCTTCGGTCTATGAAGGAACCTTTTTTCTGTGCATAACTGCCCCATAATATAAACACCATGGGCCTTTCACGTTCATTCAGTTTCGCGATGACCTTATCGGTGAAGGTCTCCCACCCGATGCCTTTATGCGAGTTCGGCTCGCCCTCGCGAACCGTCAGCACGGCATTGAGCAGCAGAACTCCCTGGTCCGCCCATGATTGCAAGGACCCATGATTCGGAGCGGAAATCCCCAGATCCGATGAAAGCTCCTTATGTATATTGCGTAAAGACGGAGGAATCGCAACCCCGGGCGAGACGGAGAAACTCAGTCCCTGCGCCTGCCGGCGACCGTGATAAGGGTCTTGTCCCAAAATAACGACCTTCGTCGATTGGTACGATGTTTGCTGCAGAGCCCGAAATATATCTTCCTTGGGAGGATACACCGTACTGCGCCGGTACTCTTCATCCACCCGTTCCATCAAAGCTTGAAAATAAGGCTTATCCACTTCTCCCTGCAGGATAAGGTCCCAATCATTGTTAAACATCCGCATGTCTCCTCTCCCTCCTCCTCACGCAGGTCAGCATGGAATCAAAAAAGAAATGCGATCACTTTAATCGGGACGCGGCATCTTCCGCTTCGGTCCGCAGGAACAACGCCCGCTGATGAATTTGCGTCGATTTAAAAAATAAGCCGGCACCCATACGGGGGCCGACTTATTTTGCATCATACCAGACGCTGTTATAATGCCGAGGACGGGGGTCGAACCCGTACGGTAGTCACCTACCGCAGGATTTTAAGTCCTGTGCGTCTGCCAATTCCGCCACCCCGGCATATTGTATCCGCGCATGTTCCTAGCGTCGTTCACGTTCACTTGAAAAGCCCGAAGGTACGCGTGGAATTCGCAATATTTTGCGAGATCATCCCGAAATCTAGGTGTGCACATTTCGTCTTAGCGACAAAATCGATAATACCATGTACAACCATATGATGTCAATATATGAAACTCATAATTTTTCGCATCACCCCGGGCCAAGCATTCATCTCGATGAACTAGCGCCATCGCTCTGCTTGTAAGTACCGACAGCAAATCAAGGGCCTCCTTCGCAATCGGCGCGCTTGCTTTCCCCGCTGGAGCTTCCTATAGAATAATTTCTCGGTTACCGTGCATCCTAAATGAAGCTCGCGTGCTTACATGCGGAGACTAGAACAACAGAAGAAAAGGAAACCCATCGACATGAAAAAACGAACATGCTCAGCCTTCTCATTGCTTGCCCTTGCGCTGATTCTTGGTTATCCCGGCCATGTGCATGCGGAGCACGTGCCTTCCGCCTCCAAAGGCAGAGATTATTATGAGGAGCGCGGCGAGATCGTGTGGGAAGTGCCCACGCAGAACAAGGTGATCGCCCTCACTTTTGACGACGGCCCGGACGAGCATAATACCGTTCAAATTCTGGATCTGTTAAAGCGGTATGACGCTAAAGCCACCTTCTTCGTTGTAGGCAGCCGGGTGGAGAAACACCCCGACATCGTCGCGCGTGAACTGCAGGAAGGACATGAAATCGGCAACCACTCCTATACGCATCCGCCCTTTCACAATATTAACGTCACGAAGTTATCAAGTGAACTGAATCAAACGCAGGATGCGATCTATCAAGCCACCGGCATGAAGACCGTACTGTTCCGCCCGCCAGGGGGCAGCTATAATGAAGCCATTGTGAGTACGAGCAAGGATTTGGGCATGCTGACCGTATTGTGGTCATGGCACCAGGATACCCTCGACTGGCGAAAGCCCGGGGTCAACCGCATCGTCCGAAAGGTTCTGGATAACGCCCGTAACGGCGACATCGTACTTATGCACGATTTTGTACCCAGCAGTACGCAGACGGTTGAAGCCCTCAAGGTGATTTTGCCGGAGCTGCAAAAAAGAGGTTATTCATTTGTTACCGTATCCGAGCTGATGTCCTACCATGAGAAATCACGCAAGTTCATCGAAGTCAACCATTAATAAGCCGTTCGCATGTAAGACAATGACCGCTGCCTTTTGGAGGTAACGGTTATTTTTTTAGGACAGGCTTCGATCCCGGAGCGCCGGATAGAATTTTCTCTTGAATATTTTAAACCCATTTGTTAAGATACAGAACGAACGTTCAGTATATACAATTTTGACGATAGCCTAGGGGATAAGGGGGTGCATGCGTGAACAAAAAACAACAGCAAACCGAAGATACCAAGCGACGCATTGCCGAAGCCGCCAAGGCGCTATTTATGCAGAAGGGATACAAATCAACGTCGATCGAGGAAATCGTCGAAGCCACCGGCAGCAGCAAAGGGAATATCTATTATCACTTTAAAAGCAAGGAAGGGCTGTTTCTGTATTTGATCGAGGAATGGGACCTCGAGTGGGAACAGAAATGGAGCAGTAAGGAGCAGCAATACACCACAACCGTTGATAAATTGTACGGAATTGCCGACCAACTGGTGTTTGATGATCTGAACCACCCCTTCTCCAAAGCTCTGGACGAATTCATGAACAACAATGGAGACGTGTCCGAGGAAGTAGAGCAGCGAATCGTCCGGATTATCCGAAGCCACCTGGAATTCAATCAGAAGTTGCTGCAGCAAGGGATTGATCAAGGGGAGTTTGAGAATCATAACGTGGAGCAGCTCTCCCTCATTTTTGAAAGCCTCATCGTAGGCTTAAGCCAGATGTCCCGCATCACGAAGGTAAAAAATCCGCTTGCCCTTTATCATACGGCCATTCAAGTATTCCTGCACGGCATCGAAAAGAAATCGTAAACGCCCCGTTCTCTTTTTTATGCTCTATTATAAACCGAACGTTCAGTATATAAAGAAAACCGTACAACATCATTAATCGTTTTTATCTTTGGAGGAATCATCATGTCATTACTATTGCGAAACAATGGAGCCATTCTGCTCCTCATGTTCAATATATTCTTAGTTTTCACCGGCATCGGGCTTGTCATCCCCATTATGCCTACCTATATGACGGAGCTGCATATCAGCGGAAGCACCGTGGGCATGCTGGTTGCCGCCTTTTCATTAACGCAGCTGCTATTCTCGCCGCTTGCGGGAAGATTGTCCGATACCATGGGCCGCAAAAAAATCATCATCTCCGGCATGATTGTATTCGCCATATCGGAATGGTTATTCGGAGCGGCCAGCACGCCGACGCTGCTGTTCGCGGCAAGAATGCTGGGCGGCATCGGCGCCGCCCTCATCATGCCCGCCGTCATGGCCTATACGGCAGACGTCACTTCCAATGAGGAACGTGCCCGGGGGATGGGATTCATTAATGCAGCGATTACGACAGGCTTCATTATCGGACCCGGCATCGGGGGTTTCATTGCCGAGTTTGGCATTCGTGTTCCTTTCTACGCCGCAGCCGTAGCCGGGGGCATTGCCGCTCTGGTGACGCTGCTGCTGCTTCCGGAATCATCCGCCAAGCAAGAAGCACCTACCGTGCTGGGACGGAAACAGGAGAGCCTGGCAGTCCAGCTGGTCCGTTCGTTCAGGGAGCCGTATTTCCTTAGTCTGATCATCGTATTTGTTCTGTCGTTCGGTCTTGCCAATTATGAAACGGTGTTCGGCCTGTTCGTGGATCATAAATTCGGATTCACCCCTAAAGATATCGCCATGATCATTACGTTTGGCTCCATTGCGGGCGCTGTCGTGCAGGCAACGATATTCGGCTGGATCCTGAACCGGTTCGGCGAGAAAAGAGTCATTACGCTCAGCTTGCTCACAGCGGGAATCTGCATTCTGTTAACGCTGTTTGTGCATAAATATTGGCTAATCTTCCTTGTGACGTTCCTTGTCTTCCTGTCGATCGACATCCTGCGTCCTGCCATCGGCACGCAAATGTCCAAGCTGGCAAAGGATCAGCAAGGCTACGTCGCCGGCCTGAACTCGGCTTATACCAGTCTGGGGAACATTGCGGGGCCCCTTGTCGCAGGTTATCTGTTTGATTTGGACATCAACTTCCCATACATCTCTGCATCGATCGTCCTCATCCTCTGCTTTTTCTTGGCCATGCGTGCCGGCAGAGCCTGGGCTGCTACGGAAGCTGTCACGAATGAGCGGTAATCATACGCTGAAACAACATACTCTCTCGTCTTAGACAATGACAGAACAAGACCCTGCCGGAAACTTCCGGCAGGGTCTTTAGGTTTCGTTGTTATGTATTAATAAGCCACCAGGACAATAATCGCCAATAAAGCCACAAGCGCAAACAATAGGGCCCATCCCAGTTCAAAACGTCTTTTTTCCTGATATGCCTTAAAAGCCTTCCTTGACTCGAATACGAATACGATCACTAAGAAGGCAAGCAACACGGGCAATCCCCAGGACTGATTCAATACCCACTCTGACACCTTGATCCCCCATCCTATGTACGAAAATGAGCTGCATCCCACCAGCCTCGGCGTTTGGAAGTACATGTCCCTAACGACTCCATTAAAATGTACCGTAAGTTGTTCCCGATTACAAATCTCGCTGATCGGGTCTTCTGGTGGATCTTTTAGGCTCCTCTGGATTTGAGCCTCACTTGAATCATGATCATATTGCTGAGTTAAGCACAGTTGTCAGAGCAAATTAATATTCTGAATTAGTTCATTTCCAAAAGGAGTGCTTTAATGGAGAAAAAATCAACTTATGATTACATCGTTGTAGGCACAGGTCCGGCCGGGGCCGTGATTGCGAAGACACTTACTGACGACATGCGAACCTCCGTGCTTGTTTTAGAATCGGGCGGAAACCATGACAAAGACAAACCGATTAAGGATTCAGCCTTTGCACTTGAATTGGAAGAAAGTTTCTTTCCGAATTACTTTTGGCAGGGAGAAGGCATCCCCCAAGAGGAACTTGATGAACGCGCATTCGAATGGACAACAGGTCGACTCTCGGGAGGCGGTTCTTCAATCAACGGAGAACAATATGTAAGACCGACATCCGCCGTGCTCCGAAAGTGGGAACGGCTGCTTGGACCTCTCTGGTCACCTGATAAAGCGATTCGACGTTTCAAATCATTGGAGAATTATAACGGAGAAACCACAGATATCAATGCACACGGGTATCGAGGAAGAATTAACATCCGGCAAGCACCCGAAACTCCAACGCCGATGGCTCACAAGCTGACAACTGCGATCGAGCGGGCAACAGGTTATCCGACCATTCTTGACTATAATGATCCGAATACTCCCATGGGACCGTTCACCCGTTGGCAATTATACCAACAGCCTGATGGCCGTAGGGAGAGCTCCTCCACAGCCTTCCTGTCTCGCGATATTATGACGGCAACTGGTCGGGGAGTGAATAACAGAAAACTAACTGTGAAGTTTCGAACAACGGTTCTCCGTATTCTTTTCTCCGGTAAGCGGGCCATTGGCGTTGAATATTTGAAGGATGGCAAGTGCTGCTATGCGTATTCCCGCAAAAAGGTTATTATTTCGGCGGGGATCAACAGCCCTCAGTTGTTGATGTTGTCAGGAATCGGACCCGCCAAAATGCTGAAAAAGGCTGGAATCCCTGTCATCTTCGACAATCCAAACGTAGGGCAAAGGTTAAAAAACCATACGTTAAATTTCGCAGTATTTGCTACCAATTCACAAGATCGTCCCCTCCCTCCCTTAGACCCCAACGCACTGTATACGGGAGGAGCTTTCTTGCCAGATCCATCTGGCATCGATCCGGATGAGCGGGCTGTTCAACTCGTTGGCATTGGATCCGATGGAGAATTGACCATAGCGATTCTGTACTTGCGACCCAAGAGCAATGGGACGATCCGCATACAAAGCAAAGATCCGCTGAATATCGTATTGGCAGATGAGGGATTTCTCTCAAATCCAGACGACATGGAGGCGGTAAAAAGAATTTATAGAACGTATATCAAAGATATTGCCATAGAGTTGGAACAGATTGATTCTTCATATCGTCTCTTATCCCCTACATTTGATATTATCGATGACGATGACAGGCTTGAAGAATTTATTAAGGAAAATTTCGATCACAATCACCATCAGCAAGGATTTCTGCGGATGGCTCCTTTATCCGCAGGAGGAGTCGTTAACCGTAAAGGAAAGGTTCACGGGGTTCAAGATTTGATCGTTGCCGATGCGTCCTTAGTTCCATATACAGTCGACGGAAACACCTCTTCTGCTGCATATCTTATCGGCTACACCATCGCAAAGCAATTAAGTAAACGCAAAAAAAAGCAACGACCACATCCGGAATCGGGGGAAGAATGAAAACTTCCCCTCGCTTCCGTTATGATGGAATGCTAATATCGCGAAAGCAGCTCAATGCCGCGCTCGACGGGCCGCTACTCAGCCGGTGGATACTTTGAGCTACTACCGGACTAATCTTCTAGTTCAATCTCGATACGGGCAAGGACACCAGCTGGATTATCTCCGCTTCTGTTTGCATTTGACGGGAAGTTAAAAGCGGCGATCACGATATCGTTTGTACCTCTCCGAAGGAAGCGTCTGATATTAAAAGTTCTTCCCGGGTTAAAGAATGAAACGTTGCCCTGCGGGTTGTCGATAACGACCGACCGTCCATTGATTAAAACGATGGCAAAGTTATCCACGGACAGGAATAAGCTAGCTCTCTCAATATCGTCTCTAATCGTAAATCTTCTGGCGACCACAGCAGCAGGACCGTTAGGATCATTTCTTCCCCAAACGTACGATTCACCGGCTTGCGGCGCCACCCACGCCGGATTTCGCTCGATTTCTAGTGCATTTACCCAATTTCGATTCGTACTTATTCTTCTGGTTCGTTGACTAATAACAACCGGATTTTGTGCACTCAATGATCTCTGTGCGGCAATCACCGTTCTCATTGCCTTTGCAACGCTACCCGCCCATATTCCGCTATGTCTTCTAGGCGTTTGCAGTTGTTTGACCGTATTTTTTGCCTTTCCTGATACTGTGCTTCTGTGCATTTGTGCTTCCTCCTTTTTATCAACGAAATCCTTAACATATATATGAGTCCATTGAATTAATGGATATGGACAATAGATTAGTCAAAATCACTCAATTTTCTCAAATGAAAATATCCTCCGGCTTATAGCACCCAGCGTATGAACCATAATCTTATACCGTTTATGACCTGTTGGCATTTGTCACATTTTTTTTCAGTTCCTAAGACGACCACACTAATCTCTACGGTGTCGTTGTTTAATGTTCAGTTTATGTACAATGAAAATGCTAAAAACGGGGACGGAAAGTTGCCGTCCCCGTTTATCGTAATTGGGGATACCACATGGGTGCAGTATCGTAATTTGATGAATTAAATTAAATCAATGAATGCTTCATTAAGGAGCTTCATTAAATCCAAAACGTTCCCAAGATAATAACCAAGAGAATAAATAAAACCAGAACAGTTCCTACTGGATTACCGTATCCGTTGTAACCACCTTTTTCGCAGCTCACCGATTTAACCTCCTTGCTTTGTGGAATGGTACAGTTTATGTACATAGACGGTCTTAGTCTGGACATTTCGGCAATCATGATCAGATTGTGCTAATGTTAAGGGTATTCCCCATACTTTCAGTGTCTTCAGGCGTCTGCCAAACCGTCCTATAAACAGCAAAAAACCCTTGCATCGCAAGGGTTTTAGCTTCTCCTATTATATAGATTCCGGCTGTATGTGATGCGTCGTTACTCTACATCAACGGGATGCTGTATTTTATCCCGATAAAGATCGATGTACAGCTGACCGTCGGTTCCTTTCACTGCATAAAAAACATCTGCAATTTCTTTGTTCCGGACTTTTAATTTTTCTTTAATCCACTCTGGGGATAGATCATTGATTTTTAGATTATTTTCTAATAGTTGTCCATCCATGATAAGCTCAATCGGAAACTGCTGAT
Proteins encoded:
- a CDS encoding response regulator transcription factor — encoded protein: MYKVFIVDDEPFIIEGLVDVVDWSKYGIEVVGHAENGRQALEKMAVVPVDILITDISMPVMTGLELIEGARKLNRNLKVIILSGFDDFAYLKEGMRLGIENYLLKPINLKELEETIASTTDKMNKSRREMRLDEYDINILRSNILYRWITDRIEPEELEERATLLGLNLNLPYVMASILRADFTPLENCLYQLMDQEPGVLYFRDNDGDHVVIFMMKDPDTEKARAIRLLQQVREQCYEEELSISLGSVESLGGNYKDSYLHAKEAQEYYLVLEQPSYVDYVDVQAKKGEAAESYSVQWPDYAKGIAGRDKQVLFDLIDSDFDRLRHTQGMNPTTLKSIAVEMVIRLKLELNDIQYTAAPDFVKNTITDIMDSVSIDDLIKAVKDGVGGLVDSLNNDVKSPVIQQILNHIQHHYNEDLSLKVLGANYHIHPVYLGHLFHKETGENFTEYINRYRIERAKELLRNSSTKVQDIAKNVGYWETGYFYKQFKKFVGVSPRDFRGML
- a CDS encoding AI-2E family transporter, giving the protein MMQSKYFRTCFGIIALLLIIYLGAEISFLFRPIVSMFNMLIVPVAMAGFFYYLLRPIVDYLERRKIKRSIGVLMLYFVFAGLCAIFGIVVWPTLREQIENFISNAPFLVEGVEEQIDQLQQNQFWSRYVPTESELSTSLTEYMNRIITWISNSINNLISVVSGVVVIIATIPIILYYMLKEGSKLPPRLLSVLPRRYRRDGQEVLGEIDTALSNFIIGKVILNLILSVMIYIGFLIIGLPYSLLLTVISFFLNFIPYIGALLATVPVVIIGFIESPSIAIWSVVVIVIAQQIQDNILTPVIYGKQLDIHPLTTVVLILVGGDFFGLLGILLAIPAYMIIKIIAVRIYELFLAEKVEDA
- a CDS encoding TetR/AcrR family transcriptional regulator, whose protein sequence is MNKKQQQTEDTKRRIAEAAKALFMQKGYKSTSIEEIVEATGSSKGNIYYHFKSKEGLFLYLIEEWDLEWEQKWSSKEQQYTTTVDKLYGIADQLVFDDLNHPFSKALDEFMNNNGDVSEEVEQRIVRIIRSHLEFNQKLLQQGIDQGEFENHNVEQLSLIFESLIVGLSQMSRITKVKNPLALYHTAIQVFLHGIEKKS
- a CDS encoding polysaccharide deacetylase family protein, whose translation is MKKRTCSAFSLLALALILGYPGHVHAEHVPSASKGRDYYEERGEIVWEVPTQNKVIALTFDDGPDEHNTVQILDLLKRYDAKATFFVVGSRVEKHPDIVARELQEGHEIGNHSYTHPPFHNINVTKLSSELNQTQDAIYQATGMKTVLFRPPGGSYNEAIVSTSKDLGMLTVLWSWHQDTLDWRKPGVNRIVRKVLDNARNGDIVLMHDFVPSSTQTVEALKVILPELQKRGYSFVTVSELMSYHEKSRKFIEVNH
- a CDS encoding uracil-DNA glycosylase, whose translation is MFNNDWDLILQGEVDKPYFQALMERVDEEYRRSTVYPPKEDIFRALQQTSYQSTKVVILGQDPYHGRRQAQGLSFSVSPGVAIPPSLRNIHKELSSDLGISAPNHGSLQSWADQGVLLLNAVLTVREGEPNSHKGIGWETFTDKVIAKLNERERPMVFILWGSYAQKKGSFIDRSRHKVLESSHPSPFAAHKGFFGSRPFSASNAFLMQEGMDPVNWDIPNTPDDGDE
- a CDS encoding sensor histidine kinase yields the protein MSPARLYLKYIKNNMFTKMLLLIALIAVVTIVTLSFLMYYFLFQSAVRSELDIQRSAVERVERHLNQKYENAQSYVNDLYRNSSLGIDTSYFLMNSFNEYMAKRMNRIAGGGQSNSDSVVAYFKQRLDDDPDIENIMLYSAEKQYVYVYKQGSMTRLYQANATHSYIPDVMALESQSVTLPNLWIRKLAGDVTLPLFSIRSPINDMTTYKNLGQLLILYRTEALDAVLNNSDDSLKGSVLVLSGDGRVMFDSSGKYYGEKYPYADQLLNSKETVTLDEESYITTAAHNQAGYTVVGITPKREIAESFHGLQSTIIIAALLCIVIAVSIPSLMIVNYSRRTDNIIRFMRKVEKGEFVARMQDTKDDQLGQIAGSFNEMLDELSRYIDKVYKAEINQKNAELSALQARINPHFLYNTLEVIRMRALSQGAQDVGDMIYSLSMLFKNIVQHKSHYTLKDELEACRLYLELFRIRYKDKYIYKMHCDDQIKHVPMIKMSLQPLIENYIVHGLRSDQDDNWLTVNATQEDDEVHIEIKDNGKGIPPQRLEDIKSRLDVAESSGESFGLRSVNERLKLTYGSSYGMDIQSEPGNGTTVTVKFPVTERKLNNDV
- a CDS encoding L,D-transpeptidase gives rise to the protein MPQYRIIVDLSDFQLHLLDGNIVVRTFPVAIGKMATQSPPGNYTIVNKQPNPGGPFGAYWLGLSKPHYGIHGTNDPSSIGRSVSHGCIRMYNEDVVELASLVPIHTRVTIRN